CAGATCGGCCTCGACGCGACTGGCGATCCACTGCTGGCCTCGATTGTGCGCCGCCAGGGCCAGTTGCCCCTGCAGCAGGCCGATGCCAGGCACCGGCCAGGGCTCTGGCAGATTGCCGTGCACCTCGAACCGGCCGCTGGCTGCCAGCACATTGTTCACCTCCAGCTGGCGGCGTGGCAGGTCGAGCTGCCAGGCGCCTTCGAGGCCGGCCGCGCCGGGTGCTGCCGGCCATTGCCTACCTTCGGGTAATGCCCAGGCGCTCAGCAGGTCGTGCAGCGCGGCGGCCTGGGTAAGATCACTGGCGTCGAGCTGGCCCGACCAGGTCAGGCCCTCGCCGTGCTGCTGCAGGTGGCTGGTCAGGGTCGCTTGCGGCTGCTGGTCCACCGCCAGGGTCAACTGCAGCTCGAGCGCGTCGGGGCCTGGTTCGAGGTCGAGCGCGGCGCTCAGGATCTGCGCCTGCTGAGTGAGGTTCACGCGCAGGGCGATGGGTTGAGCTTCACTGCGCTGCAGATCCAGGCTGCCGCTGGCGATGCATTGCCCGCGGGCACAGGGCAGGGTGGCCTCGACATGCGCGATCCTCAGGCTGCGTGGCAGCAGGGCCAGCGGCGCCGCCAACTGCTGCAGATCAAGGTCGGTCGACGGCGTGGCGGTTGGGGCGTCTTGCTGTGCCGGTTGCCAGCCGAGCGATAAACGGTCGATAGCCACATGCCGCCAGAACGGCAGGCTGAACGCGAAGTCGCGCCAGGCCAGGTCGAGGCCATGGCCGTATAGCTCCAGGGTGCCAGCACCGCTGCGCTGGCGCAGCGCCAGGCTATCGATGCGCAGGCCCGCGCCCGAGATCGAGGCGCCGTGCCAGTCGAGGGTTTCGATACCGCTGCGCTGCAACAGGTAGCGGCCACCCAGATAAACGGCGACTACCAGCATCAGCAGCAGGGCAAATGTGACGGACAGTCGCAGCCAGACGCGGCGGCTGAGCATGGGCGTGGGTCCCTAAACGGATCAATTCGCGACGGTAACCCGAAGTGATCGAGGCTGCCAAACCGGGCGCGCCTGATTGGTGCTTCAGACTTCTGTGGCATGCAGATGACAGGGTCGGATTTGGTGCACGGCCTGCACGCCCCGCCCGTCGCGGCGTGCCGCCTTGTCAAGGCTGATTTTGCCCCGCAAAGGCGCATATTTCCGACCTGATTGCGGGACTTGTGCACAATCGCGAGGCAGCTTGTCAAGCTGCATAATGCCTCTTGCTAAAACCTCGCCAATAGCGTAAGTGCAAAGATAAGTTTATGAAAAATATAGACTTTTTTATATGGTGAAAAAATGAGCAGTTTGAGCGCAAGGCCCATTTCATCAGTGTTAGGAGGTATTTCGCCCACCATACCCACAAAGTTATCCACAGCTTCTGTGGATTGTCATGCGCAGCCGCTCTGCCACGGGCCAGGGCTTTACCTGTGAATAAAAAAGAGTAGAGTGGCGCGCCTGTTCAGAACCCTGCTTTAGTCTTATGCCCCGCGTTTTACCCCGCAGCGAATTCCACACCCTCCCAGTACGTACCCAGGTTCCCGTTCGTGTCGCCACCTGGCTGCTCGATAGCCCACGACTGGGCGAGGCGCCCAGCGTGAAACGCATCGCGGGCCGTCTGCTCAAGCAGCCTGCGCGCCAAGGCGTGGTTCAGGCGCAGAGCCGGCTGGGGCAGATGCTCTGCCGCGAGTGCGGCAATACACGCGACCGCCGCATCGGTCTGGAGCTGCTGCGCCAGGCGGCGCGTGCCGGCGACGGCCTGGCTCAGCTGGAGCTGGGCCGTCTGTACTGCCAGCCGCGTACCCTCGAGCCGGAGCAGGCCCGGCACTGGTTGGAGCTGGCGGCGCTGCAGGGGCACGACGAGGCGCGAGACCTGCTCCAGCGTCTGTAGCCGCTGCCGAGCAGCCAGCGCGGTTATACTGCCCGGCAGTCTTGCCTGGATGCCTTTATGCCTTTCGATCTCCTGACCCTGTTGCCGGCTGTTCTGGCCGGCGCACTGCTGGCCGCCGTTCCGTTATGGCTGCGCATGGCCGCCGCCCTGCGCCAGGCCGAGGAGATGCGCCTGCAGTCGGGCCTGGCCCAGGAACGCATGAATGCAGCGCAGCTGGCCCAGGCCGGCTTGAGTGCGCAACTGGACACCTGCCGCGACGAGCTCGCCGAGATCCTCGAGATCAAGGCCGACCAGCAGGCCGAGTTGGCGGCCCTGCGCCGCGAAACCCAGCTGTTGCAGAACGGCCTGCAACTGGCCCGCGAGCAGCTCGAGGGTGCCCAGGCGCTGCGCGAGCGCCAGGAAACCGAACTGCGCCGCCTGGATAGCGAGCGAGCGGGGTTGGCCGCCGAGCTGCATGAGCAGCAGGAAAACCATCAGCAGCGTCTCGAGGATCTGCAGGGCGCCCGCGATGCCCTGCGCGCGCAGTTCGCCGAGCTGGCCGGCAAGATCTTCGACGAGCGAGAGCAGCGCTTTTCGGAAACCAGCCAGCAGCGCCTCGGCCAGCTGCTCGACCCGCTCAAGGAGCGCATTCAGGCCTTCGAGAAGCGGGTCGAGGAGAGCTACCAGCAGGAGGCGCGCGAGCGCTTTTCTCTCGGCAAGGAGCTGGAGCGCCTGCAGGGGCTCAACCAGCGCCTGAGCGAGGAGGCGATGAACCTCACCCAGGCGCTCAAGGGCCAGAAGACCCAGGGCAACTGGGGCGAGCTGGTGCTCGAACGGGTGCTCGAGCATGCCGGGCTGCAGAAGGGCCGCGAGTACCACACCCAGGTCAGCCTGAAGAGCGCCGAGGGCGAGCGCTTCCAGCCGGACGTGCTGATCCAGCTGCCGGGCGACAAGCAGGTGGTGGTCGATGCCAAGGTCAGCCTCACCGCCTATCAGCAGTACGTGTCGAGCAACGAGGAAACGGCGCGGCAGCTGGCCCTCAAGCAACACGTGCTATCGTTGCGTAGCCACCTCAAGGGCCTGTCGCTCAAGGATTACCAGCACCTCGACGGGCTGCACAGCCTGGATTTCGTGCTGCTCTTCGTGCCCATCGAAGCGGCCTTCGCGGCGGCCTTGCAGGCCGACCCGGGGCTGTTCCAGGAGGCCTTCGACCAGCATATCGTGATCGTCAGCCCGACCACGCTGCTGGCCACCCTGCGGGTGATCGACAGCCTGTGGCGCCAGGAGCGGCAGAGCCAGAACGCCCGGGAAATCGCCGAGCGGGCAGGGGCGCTGTACGACAAGTTCGTGGCCTTTATCCAGGATCTGGACGAAGTCGGCCTGCGCCTGCAGCAGCTCGACAAAGCCTATGCCGGCGCGCGTAACAAACTGGTGGACGGACGCGGCAACCTGATCAGCCGCGCCGAAAACCTCAAGCTGCTCGGCGCCCGGGCCAGCAAGAGCCTGCCGCCGGAGCTGCTCGAGCGTGCCGCCGGGCTGCCGCTCGATGAGTTGGAGCCGGACTGAGCCCGGGGCGTTTGCCATTGGCTCAGTCGTCCCGCGTCAACACTTCCAACAGTTCGATTTCAAAGTTCAGGTTCGAGTTGGGCGTGATCGCGCCCATCGAACGCTCGGCATAGGCCAGGTGCGCCGGCACGAACAGCCGGCGCTTGCCACCGACCTGCATGCCCATCAGGCCCTGATCCCAACCCTTGATGACCCGCCCGGTGCCGATCACGCACTGGAACGGCTTGCCCCGCGAATAGGACGAGTCGAACTCGGTGCCGTCTTCCAGCCACCCGCGGTACTGGGTAGTGATCAAGGCGCCCTTGACCACCGCCTTGCCATCACCGGGGTGGATGTCTTCGATACGTAGTTCTTCGCTCATTTTCGTGGTTCCAATCGTGCAGAGGGCCGCGTTTTCGCAGGAAATGCGGGGCTTTGCAACAGCGGTTCAGCGAACCACTGAGGAAGCGGGCGGCGACGCCTAGTTCATGCCCGCGATTCGCGCGCATGGCGCGCTCCCACAGAAGCGGGGCGTTATCGTTTTTGTATTTGATGGCTTCGGCGCATCGGTTGGGGGCAAAAGAGGAGATTTTCACGGGGGCCGATCACCGTGGGAGCGGGCCATGCCCGCGAAAGAATCACGGGTATCAACTAGGCGTGCCCGTCCATTCCCACAGCTGGTGCACCACTGGCTGCTTACTGCCGCGGCAAATGCCGGCTGATCAACGCCCGCAGCGCCGCGGGTTTCACCGGCTTGGGCAGAAAATCCAGGCCCGCGGCATGCACCTGGGCGATCAGTTCGGGGCGGCCGTCGGCGCTGATCACCACGCCGGGTACCGGCTCGCCCAGGCGGGTGCGCAGCCAGGCCATCAGCTCGGTGCCGGTATCGCCTTCGTCGAGGTGATAATCCACCAGCGCCAGGTGCGGGCGTACGTCCTCGTCGAGCAGTTGCTCGCATTCGGCCCTGGTGCGCGCCGACCACACCTGGCAGCCCCAGCGCGACAGCAGGCTGTGCATGCCGGTGAGGATGCTTTCCTCGTTGTCGATGCACAGTACCTGGGTGCCGGTGAGCAGTTGGCCGTTGCCCTCGGGGCGCACCCGCTGGGCTACCGGGGCCTGGCTGCGGGCGATCGGCACGGTGACGCTGAACACGCTGCCCTTGCCCGGCCAGGAGCGCACTTCCAGGCTGTGGCCGAGCACCCGGCACAGCCCGTCGGCGATGGCCAGGCCGAGGCCCAGGCCTTTTTCGGCGCGGGTCTGGTGGCTGTCCAGGCGCTTGAATTCCTCGAAGATGGTCTGTCGCTTGTCTTCGGGAATGCCCGGGCCGCGATCCCAGACCTCCAGGCGCAGCTGCCCGCCCTGGCGGCGCACGCCGAGCAGTACGCGACCCTTGGCATAACGGAAGGCGTTGGTCAGGAAGTTCTGCAGTATGCGGCGCAGCAGCTTGCTGTCGCTGTCTACCCGCAGCCTGCTGCCCTGCATATGAAAGTCGACGCCATGCTCGGCGGCCAGCACCTTGAATTCGGCGCCCAGGGTGTCGAACAGGCTGTTGAGTACGAAGGGGTTGCGATCCGGGGTGATGCGGCCGTTTTCCAGGCGCGAGATGTCCAGCAGATCGCTGATTAGGTCCTCGGCCGAGCGCAGCGAGCTGTCGAGGTGGCGCACCAGTTCCTGGGCTTCCTTGGGCAACGCCTCTTCCTGGTGGGAGAGGGCGGCGGAGAACAGCCGGGCGGCGTTGAGCGGCTGCATCAAATCATGGCTGACCGCCGCCAGAAAACGGGTTTTCGAGGCGTTGGCCGCTTCGGCCACCCCGGTGGCGGCGGTCAGCGCTTTGTTCAGTTGCGACAGCTCATGGGTGCGCTCGGCGACGCGCTGCTCGAGGCCCTCGTTGGCGGCCTTGAGGGCGCGTTCGGCTTCGCGGAATTCGGTGATGTCGGTGAAGCTCATGACGAAGCCGCCACCGGGCATGGGGTTGCCGATCAGCTCGATGACCCGGCCATTGGGAAACACCCGCTCGTAGCTGTGGGCGGTGCCCTGGCGCATCCAGTACAGGCGCTTGGCGACGCTCTCCTCGACGTCGGCGCTGCCAAGCATGCCGCGCTCGGCGTTGAAGCGAATGATCTCGGCGATCGGCCGGCCGACGCAGATCAGCCCCTCGGGATACTCGAAGATTTCCAGGTAACGCTGGTTCCAGGCCACCAGGCGCAGGGACTGGTCGACCACGCTGATGCCCTGGCTGATGTTCTCGATGGCGCCCTGCAGCAGGGCGCGGTTGAACTGCAGCACCTCGCTGGCTTCGTCGACGATGCGCACCACGTCCTCGACCTGCATGTCGCGGCCTTCGATGGCGGCCTTGACCACCGCGCGGGTCGACGAGGCGCCGAGCACGCCGGCGAGCAGGCGTTCGGTGTGGGCGATCCATTCGCTGTTGGCCGGTTGTGCCGAGTTGAAGGCTTTGCCCTGGCGCCGGGCGAAGTGGCTGAAGCTGTCCAGTGCGCGTTCTTCGCCGACGAAGCGGCCGGCGAGCAGCAACAGGTCGTTGACCTGCACCGCCAGGGCGCCACGGCCGCCCTGTTTGCTGCCGAAGTCGTGGTTGACGAAGCGCCCGGCCTGCCAGTGTTCGGACACCCGGGTGCGCGAGAAGAACGATACCCAGGCGAACAGCGTCAGGTTGCCGGCCAGCGACAGCACCACACCGCGGGTCAGGGCGTCGACTTCGAAGCCGATCGGTGCGTAGAGCAGGGTGCGCAGGCCGGGAAAGATATCCAGCGGCCAGCCAAGGCCACGGGCCAGCACCGGCAGCACCAGGGTGTAGATCCACAAGGCTGCGCCGGTGATCAGCCCGGCGAATACGCCGCGGCGGTTGGCCTGTTTCCATACCAGGGCGCCAAACATGGCCGGCGCCAACTGGCCGATGGCGGCGAAGGAGATTTGCCCGATGGTCGCGAGACTCGCGTTGGTGCCGAGCAGCCGATAGCACACGTAGGCGAGCAGCAGGATCAGCACGATGCTCACCCGCCGCGCCGTGAGCATCCAGTGGCGGAACGCCTCGAACGGTCGCTCGGTGCTTTTGCGGTGCAGCAGCCAGGGCAGCAGCATGTCGTTGGAAATCATCGTCGACAGCGCCACCGAGGCGACGATCACCATGCCGGTGGCCGCGGAGGCGCCGCCGATAAAGGCCAGCAGGGCCAGGGCCGGGTGGGCTTCGGCGAGCGGCAGGCTGATCACGAAGGAGTCCGGGCTCACCCCGCCGGGCAGCAGCATCTGCCCGGCCAGGGCGATGGGGATCACGAACAGCGCGGCCAGCAGCAGGTACAGCGGGAACACCCAGCGCGCCAGGCGCAGGTCACGGGGGTCGGTGTTCTCCACCACGGTGACGTGGAACTGCCGCGGCAGGCAGACGATGGCGATCATTGCCATGCCGGTCTGCACCAGCATCGCTGGCCAGTTCACCGCCTCGGCCCAGTACGCCTCCAGTTCGGCGCTGCGTTGCGCCTGGCTGAACAGGTCGCCGAAGCCGTTGTACAGCCCGTAGGTGACGAAGGCGCCGACGGCGATGAAAGCCAGCAGCTTGACCAGGGATTCGAAGGCGATGGCCAGCACCATGCCGCGGTGGTGCTCGGTAACGTCCAGGTTGCGGGTGCCGAACAGGATGGTGAACAACGCCAGGATCACCGAGACGATCAGTGCGGTGTCCTGGGCGCGGGTGCCGGCGGGGTCGGTTTCCGAGCCGATCAGCAGATTCACGCCCAGCACGATGCCCTTGAGCTGCAGGGCGATGTAGGGCAGCACGCCGACCAGGCAGATCAGCGCGACGACGATGGCCAGGGACTGCGATTTGCCATAGCGCGCGGCGATGAAATCGGCGATCGAGGTGATGTTTTCCTGCTTGCTGATCAGCACCATCTTCTCGATCACCCAGGGGGCGAACAGCAACAGCAGCATCGGCCCCAGGTAGATGGGCAGGAACGACCACAGCTGTTCGGCGGCCTGGCCGACGGCGCCGAAGAAGGTCCAGCTGGTGCAGTACACCGCCAGCGACAGCGAGTAGACCCAGGCGCGAACCCTGGGCGGCAGCGGTTTGCGGCGGCGGTCACCGTAGAAGGCAATGGCGAACAGCACGGCCATGTAGAGCAGGGCGACTGCAGCGATAAGCCAACTGGACAGCGACATGCAGACTCCACGAAAACATGAGGGTGGTGAGGCGAGCGCATCCTGGCCTGCCTGCGCTGGCGGTTTGCGCTCACCTGCCTAGTGTCGCAGCAAAGCGGCGTAGCGTCAGGCGCTACCAAGGTCGCAGGGGCATGGGGGCGGGTTTGCGGCACCCTGTGCTCACTTGTTTTTAGGCAGACAGGCCGGTTGTTCGGTGAGAAACTGCCCCGCCTGGCAGCGTCGCACGTGGAGAAAAACGATGTTCAAGCCGCAATTGATCACCCTGCAGCGCGGTGCCCTGCGCATCGAACCGTTGCTCGATGGCGATATTCCGGCGCTGGTCAGCCTGGCTGAAGCCAACCGCGAGGAACTGCTCTACATGAGCGGCACCCAGCGCCTGGATTGGTATCGCCTGGCTTTGCAAGAGCAGCGTGAGGAGCGCGCCTTGCCCTTGGTGATTCGCCTCGCCGATCAGGTGGTCGGCACCACGCGGTTCGCCGACTTCATGCCGACCCTGCCGGCCGTGGAAATCGGCTGGACCTGGCTGGACGCCGCCCAGCACGGCACGGGCCTCAATAACATGGTCAAGTACCTGATGCTGCGCCACGCCTTCGAAAGCTGGCAGATGGTGCGCGTGCAGCTGAAAACCGCGGCCAGCAACCTGCGCGCCCAGCGCGCCATCGAAAAGCTCGGCGCCATCCGCGAGGGGCTGCTGCGCAACCATCGGCGCCTGGCCGACGGGCGCCTTGACGACACCGTGCTGTACAGCATCACCGACCAGGAGTGGCCGCTGGTCAAGGCCGGACTGGAGGCACGCTTCGGCGTGTGAGCCATGCCTACCGGCGAGCGCATCCGCTTTTGGGAAAGCCCCGCACTGGCCGGTGTCGAACTGCTGCAGGCGCGCTATATCAAGCAGCGCTTCACCCCCCACGTGCACGAAGGCTTCGTGTTCACCGTGATCGAGGGCGGCGCCCAGCGCTTTCGCCATCGTGGCGCCGACCACCTGGCGCCGATTGGCAGCATGGTGTTGATCAACCCCGATGAAGTGCACACCGGCTCGGCCGCCCACGAGCAGGGCTGGTTCTATCGAGCGTTCTACCCGGCCCCGGCACAGGTCAGCGGTGTGCTCGACGAGCTCGGGCTGGCGCAACGCGGCTTGCCGTCGTTCGCCGCCAGCGTGCTGCAGGATGTGCAGTTGCACCAGGCGTTCGGCCAGCTGCATCGCTTGCTCGACAGCGACGCCAGCGTGCTGCAACAGCAGACCGCCTGGCGCGAGACGCTGCTGCTGCTGCTGTTCCAGCGCCATGCCGGCGTCAGGCAGGCGCCAACGCCTGGCCAGGAGCCACGGGCGGTAAGCCTGGCCAAGGAGCTCTTGGCCGCGCGCCTGGGCGAGCCACCGACACTGGAAGCATTGGCGGCTGCGGTGAACCTCTCGCCGTTTCACTTCGCCCGGGTATTTCGCCGCGCCACCGGCCTGCCGCCCCATGCCTGGCTGCAGCAACGCCGCCTGGAGCGGGCACGGGCGCTGTTGCGTAATGGCTGCGCGCCGCTGAGCGTGGCGCTGCAGCTGGGCTTTGCCGACCAGAGCCACCTGACGCGGCAGTTCAAGCAGGTGTATGGCGTGGGCCCCGGCGAGTACCGCAAGGCCTGCCATCGCAGCCCCGTAGCCTGTGGTTGAGCGCAGCGATACCCAGGGCCGAATAACGGTCGCTGGCTCGGCAACAATCGACCTGCGTATTACCTGTGGGAGCGGGCCATGCCCGCGATTTTTCGCGCGCATGGCGCGCTCCCACAGGTACTACGCTGACGCTGTTTTTGCCTATCGACACTGATTGGGAGAGAGCAGGTTGCTGGTTGCCCCATCCTGGGTATCGCTGCGCTCAACCCAGGCTACCTGGTGTGCGAACTGCGCAAGATCGTTCAAGACAGCCGGTGCAGGCTGGGCTAGCCTGATGCGCTCCTGATCGCCCACAAGCGGTCTTTCCAGCCAAGCGACCAGCCGATGTCCCGATACCAAGAATTCTTC
Above is a genomic segment from Pseudomonas argentinensis containing:
- a CDS encoding tetratricopeptide repeat protein gives rise to the protein MPRVLPRSEFHTLPVRTQVPVRVATWLLDSPRLGEAPSVKRIAGRLLKQPARQGVVQAQSRLGQMLCRECGNTRDRRIGLELLRQAARAGDGLAQLELGRLYCQPRTLEPEQARHWLELAALQGHDEARDLLQRL
- the rmuC gene encoding DNA recombination protein RmuC, translated to MPFDLLTLLPAVLAGALLAAVPLWLRMAAALRQAEEMRLQSGLAQERMNAAQLAQAGLSAQLDTCRDELAEILEIKADQQAELAALRRETQLLQNGLQLAREQLEGAQALRERQETELRRLDSERAGLAAELHEQQENHQQRLEDLQGARDALRAQFAELAGKIFDEREQRFSETSQQRLGQLLDPLKERIQAFEKRVEESYQQEARERFSLGKELERLQGLNQRLSEEAMNLTQALKGQKTQGNWGELVLERVLEHAGLQKGREYHTQVSLKSAEGERFQPDVLIQLPGDKQVVVDAKVSLTAYQQYVSSNEETARQLALKQHVLSLRSHLKGLSLKDYQHLDGLHSLDFVLLFVPIEAAFAAALQADPGLFQEAFDQHIVIVSPTTLLATLRVIDSLWRQERQSQNAREIAERAGALYDKFVAFIQDLDEVGLRLQQLDKAYAGARNKLVDGRGNLISRAENLKLLGARASKSLPPELLERAAGLPLDELEPD
- a CDS encoding FKBP-type peptidyl-prolyl cis-trans isomerase, which codes for MSEELRIEDIHPGDGKAVVKGALITTQYRGWLEDGTEFDSSYSRGKPFQCVIGTGRVIKGWDQGLMGMQVGGKRRLFVPAHLAYAERSMGAITPNSNLNFEIELLEVLTRDD
- a CDS encoding hybrid sensor histidine kinase/response regulator produces the protein MSLSSWLIAAVALLYMAVLFAIAFYGDRRRKPLPPRVRAWVYSLSLAVYCTSWTFFGAVGQAAEQLWSFLPIYLGPMLLLLFAPWVIEKMVLISKQENITSIADFIAARYGKSQSLAIVVALICLVGVLPYIALQLKGIVLGVNLLIGSETDPAGTRAQDTALIVSVILALFTILFGTRNLDVTEHHRGMVLAIAFESLVKLLAFIAVGAFVTYGLYNGFGDLFSQAQRSAELEAYWAEAVNWPAMLVQTGMAMIAIVCLPRQFHVTVVENTDPRDLRLARWVFPLYLLLAALFVIPIALAGQMLLPGGVSPDSFVISLPLAEAHPALALLAFIGGASAATGMVIVASVALSTMISNDMLLPWLLHRKSTERPFEAFRHWMLTARRVSIVLILLLAYVCYRLLGTNASLATIGQISFAAIGQLAPAMFGALVWKQANRRGVFAGLITGAALWIYTLVLPVLARGLGWPLDIFPGLRTLLYAPIGFEVDALTRGVVLSLAGNLTLFAWVSFFSRTRVSEHWQAGRFVNHDFGSKQGGRGALAVQVNDLLLLAGRFVGEERALDSFSHFARRQGKAFNSAQPANSEWIAHTERLLAGVLGASSTRAVVKAAIEGRDMQVEDVVRIVDEASEVLQFNRALLQGAIENISQGISVVDQSLRLVAWNQRYLEIFEYPEGLICVGRPIAEIIRFNAERGMLGSADVEESVAKRLYWMRQGTAHSYERVFPNGRVIELIGNPMPGGGFVMSFTDITEFREAERALKAANEGLEQRVAERTHELSQLNKALTAATGVAEAANASKTRFLAAVSHDLMQPLNAARLFSAALSHQEEALPKEAQELVRHLDSSLRSAEDLISDLLDISRLENGRITPDRNPFVLNSLFDTLGAEFKVLAAEHGVDFHMQGSRLRVDSDSKLLRRILQNFLTNAFRYAKGRVLLGVRRQGGQLRLEVWDRGPGIPEDKRQTIFEEFKRLDSHQTRAEKGLGLGLAIADGLCRVLGHSLEVRSWPGKGSVFSVTVPIARSQAPVAQRVRPEGNGQLLTGTQVLCIDNEESILTGMHSLLSRWGCQVWSARTRAECEQLLDEDVRPHLALVDYHLDEGDTGTELMAWLRTRLGEPVPGVVISADGRPELIAQVHAAGLDFLPKPVKPAALRALISRHLPRQ
- a CDS encoding GNAT family N-acetyltransferase, producing MFKPQLITLQRGALRIEPLLDGDIPALVSLAEANREELLYMSGTQRLDWYRLALQEQREERALPLVIRLADQVVGTTRFADFMPTLPAVEIGWTWLDAAQHGTGLNNMVKYLMLRHAFESWQMVRVQLKTAASNLRAQRAIEKLGAIREGLLRNHRRLADGRLDDTVLYSITDQEWPLVKAGLEARFGV
- a CDS encoding helix-turn-helix transcriptional regulator; this translates as MPTGERIRFWESPALAGVELLQARYIKQRFTPHVHEGFVFTVIEGGAQRFRHRGADHLAPIGSMVLINPDEVHTGSAAHEQGWFYRAFYPAPAQVSGVLDELGLAQRGLPSFAASVLQDVQLHQAFGQLHRLLDSDASVLQQQTAWRETLLLLLFQRHAGVRQAPTPGQEPRAVSLAKELLAARLGEPPTLEALAAAVNLSPFHFARVFRRATGLPPHAWLQQRRLERARALLRNGCAPLSVALQLGFADQSHLTRQFKQVYGVGPGEYRKACHRSPVACG